A single region of the Populus nigra chromosome 2, ddPopNigr1.1, whole genome shotgun sequence genome encodes:
- the LOC133682754 gene encoding gamma-tubulin complex component 4 homolog: MLHELLLSLVGYTGDLIIDEREHQNSLGIPVSNEHRSFKLAPDISFIQPSDRDLIERIISLGFYYRELDRFATKSRNLSWIRSANPNNELSNKNVQEKQSVYRRAIANGIVEILSVYRSAVLHIEQKLLSESIPILATITQGLNKFFVLLPPLYELVLEIERDDIRGGQLLNLLHKRCHCGVPELQSCIQRLLWHGHQVMYNQLASWVVYGILQDQHGEFFIRRQEDRDVEHGSSNPDISEKLARLSTDDASLTDWHLGFHIFLDMLPEYVHMRVAESILFAGKAIRVLRNPSPAFQFKDPVYNQQIPKVDKKNQVSTGRFPFQKESFVDTNLIGEELLPQSEADKIENMLRDLKESSEFHKRSFECAVDSIRAIAASHLWQLVVVRADLNGHLKALKDYFLLAKGDFFQCFLEESRQMMRLPPRQSTAEADLMVPFQLAAIKTIGEEEKYFSRVSLRMPSFGSAVKSSQVDLPKTGSTSASLSNASSEISLDGWDGIALEYSVDWPLQLFFTQEVLSQYLRVFQYLLRLKRTQMELEKSWASVMHQDHTDFAKRRNDRLNCSVSQQRRQRFRPMWRVREHMAFLIRNLQFYIQVDVIESQWNVLQAHIQDSHDFTELVGFHQEYLSALISQSFLDIGSVSRILDSIMKLCLQFCWSIENQENNPNTSELEHLTEEFNKKSNSLYTILRSSRLAGSQRAPFLRRFLLRLNFNLFFETTAQGVLNIVRPSPTLPVFNQQ, translated from the exons atgtTACACGAGCTGTTACTCTCACTCGTAGGCTACACTGGAGATCTCATTATCGATGAGAGAGAACACCAGAACTCTCTCGGCATTCCCGTCTCCAACGAACACCGCTCTTTCAAGCTCGCTCCTGATATCTCCTTCATCCAACCCAGCGACAG gGATCTTATTGAGAGGATAATCAGTCTAGGGTTTTATTATAGAGAGCTTGATCGATTTGCGACAAAGTCTCGGAATCTGAGTTGGATTAGGTCTGCAAATCCTAATAATGAATTGTCGAACAAGAATGTACAGGAGAAACAGAGTGTTTATCGCAGAGCCATTGCTAATGGCATTGTTGAGATTCTTTCAGTTTACAGATCTGCTGTTCTCCACATTGAACAGAAGTTACTGTCAGAGAGCATTCCTATTTTGGCTACTATTACACAAGGTCTTAACAAG TTTTTTGTTCTCTTGCCGCCACTTTATGAGCTTGTTCTTGAGATTGAGCGTGATGATATTCGCGGAGGACAACTTCTAAACCTTTTGCACAAAAGATGTCACTGTGGGGTTCCTGAATTGCAATCCTGCATTCAAAG GCTTCTTTGGCATGGGCATCAGGTCATGTATAATCAACTTGCTTCCTGGGTGGTTTATGGGATTCTTCAAGATCAGCATGGTGAATTTTTCATCAGAAG GCAGGAAGATAGGGATGTGGAGCATGGCTCATCTAATCCAGACATCTCAGAAAAATTGGCTCGCTTGTCAACTGATGATGCATCTTTAACAGATTGGCACTTgggatttcatatttttttg GATATGCTGCCTGAGTATGTACATATGCGTGTTGCTGAATCAATTCTTTTTGCTGGAAAAGCCATCAGGGTTCTCCGGAATCCAAGCCCAGCATTTCAGTTTAAGGATCCTGTATATAATCAGCAGATACcaaaagttgataaaaaaaatcaagtatcaaCAGGACGCTTCCCTTTTCAGAAAGAGTCTTTTGTAGATACAAACTTGATTGGAGAAGAATTACTTCCACAGTCCGAGGCTGACAAGATTGAAAATATGCTTCGAGACCTAAAG GAATCATCTGAATTTcacaaaagatcatttgaatGTGCTGTTGACTCTATTCGTGCTATCGCAGCTAGTCATCTTTGGCAG CTTGTGGTTGTGCGTGCTGACTTGAATGGCCACCTGAAGGCACTTAAAGACTATTTTCTTTTGGCGAAAGGAGATTTTTTCCAG TGTTTTCTTGAGGAAAGTAGGCAAATGATGCGTTTGCCTCCTCGACAATCAACTGCTGAAGCTGATCTCATGGTCCCATTCCAGCTG GCTGCTATAAAGACGATTGGTGAGGAGGAGAAGTACTTTTCCAGAGTATCCTTGCG GATGCCTTCATTTGGATCCGCAGTTAAATCCTCCCAAGTAGATTTACCCAAGACTGGGAGTACAAGTGCTTCATTATCAAATGCTTCTTCAGAGATTTCTCTGGATGGATGGGATGGTATTGCTCTGGAATACTCTGTTGATTGGCCCCTACAGTTGTTCTTTACTCAGGAAGTGTTGTCTCA GTACCTAAGGGTCTTTCAGTATTTGCTACGGCTGAAACGTACACAAATGGAATTGGAGAAATCATGGGCTTCTGTGATGCATCAAGATCACACAGATTTTGCCAAGCGTCGCAATGACCGTTTGAACTGCTCAGTATCTCAGCAACGACGCCAACGTTTTAGGCCAATGTGGCGTGTTAGAGAGCATATGGCATTCTTGATCAGAAATCTTCAGTTCTATATCCAG GTGGATGTAATAGAATCCCAATGGAATGTTTTGCAAGCTCATATTCAAGATTCTCATGACTTTACTGAACTTGTGGGCTTCCATCAAGA GTATTTATCAGCTTTAATTTCACAATCTTTTTTGGACATTGGTTCCGTGTCAAGGATTTTAGACAGCATAATGAAACTTTGCCTGCAATTCTGCTGGAGCAttgaaaaccaagaaaacaatcCAAATACATCTGAACTGGAGCATTTAACGGAG GAATTTAACAAGAAATCAAATTCGTTATACACTATATTGCGCAGTAGTAGGCTAGCAGGGAGCCAGCGAGCTCCATTTCTCAGGCGTTTTCTTTTGCGTCTAAACTTTAATCTGTTCTTTGAG ACAACTGCACAAGGTGTACTGAATATTGTTAGACCATCTCCAACACTCCCTGTTTTTAATCAACAATAG
- the LOC133682674 gene encoding uncharacterized protein C57A7.06-like isoform X2, which produces MLQGITGMPSQAFEGRKKNKVVVSEGYPESEYNPTRDILDGDGRISIEDLMESIQGKPGYRELLNITRQVEKKGKLLQAPLPKEDRDRLERKAAYDLSKKDITKWEPLVKRNRETPTIIFDKDTDLGFSTVGAIASEFEPRTEFEKKMSSLVHDDKVTTAHKEDGSKLLELNKISLEDYVNNRNHIAKMRSLLFRHEVKMKRVKKIKSRTYHRLLKKDRLKGSVGMPMDAEEAKELAMKQEFKRAEERMTLRHKNQSKWAQRIVKRGLDAQDEGTRVAMAEQLHQHALLTRKMKTMKDSSSSDDSSDEEDSENEGGKDQDEASKLLAKARDKTMQVLEGDDEVPDSGVLSLPFMKRALKKKKEAADAEARLAIQDFESSMKQMEDTDEAENSKTGTVSGRRVFGASKMQVIEPKNKIRSSSISSDSEAELEAEEDIDVGLGRTDGMQKNINVNSVLLDVDASIPQDSVLKVSEIVRDPGHKKTYEVSILQSDAWKKMSSSCPNEVDTNGKRSRKVVEPAIHNQDVELEEEGEDSDADSEGQMVDGILSPGHISSYKLPSQAELIREAFAGDDVQEEFSKDKEEIINEENPEPEKPVQLPGWGQWTRVQKKKGLPSWVLEEHKNAKRKREEALRKRKDAHLKNVIVSEKLDKKAEKLFSGTLPYPFTSKEVFEQSIRMPIGPEFNPATAVRALNRPEVVKKQGLIIQPINYEDVDPHERGEEHRGSGQKQRQNQRIIRSQCRVKAVMAKS; this is translated from the exons GCCGCAAGAAGAACAAAGTTGTTGTATCCGAGGGATATCCAGAATCTGAATATAATCCTACCCGTGACATTCTAGATGGTGATGGCCGCATTTCTATTGAAGACCTTATGGAAAGCATTCAAGGAAAACCTGGATATAGAGAGCTTCTAAATATAACTCGTCAAGTGGAGAAAAAGGGAAAGCTGCTTCAAGCTCCACTTCCCAAGGAAGATCGAGACAGGCTGGAAAGGAAAGCTGCTTATGACCTATCGAAGAAAGATATTACAAAATGGGAGCCCTTGGTCAAGAGGAATAGGGAGACCCCTACCATTATTTTTGACAAAGATACAGATCTGGGGTTTTCAACTGTAGGGGCAATAGCTTCTGAATTTGAGCCTAGAACTGAGTTTGAGAAGAAAATGTCTTCGTTAGTTCATGATGACAAGGTCACGACAGCTCATAAAGAAGATGGCTCAAAGCTTCTCGAATTAAATAAG ATATCCCTTGAAGATTATGTAAACAACCGAAATCATATTGCAAAAATGCGCAGCCTTCTTTTCCGCCATGAAGTGAAGATGAAACGTGTCAAGAAGATAAAATCAAGAACATACCATCGGTTGTTGAAGAAAGACAGATTGAAAGGATCTGTAGGTATGCCAATGGATGCAGAAGAAGCCAAAGAACTGGCAATGAAGCAAGAGTTCAAACGTGCAGAG GAACGCATGACCTTAAGGCACAAAAACCAATCAAAGTGGGCACAACGCATTGTTAAGCGTGGTTTGGATGCTCAAGATGAAGGCACTCGAGTGGCTATGGCTGAACAACTCCATCAGCATGCTCTTTTGACTAGGAAAATGAAAACTATGAAGGACAGTAGCAGCAGCGATGACAGCAGCGATGAGGAAGATAGCGAAAATGAAGGTGGTAAAGACCAGGATGAGGCATCTAAGTTACTAGCAAAAGCAAGAGATAAGACAATGCAAGTATTAGAAGGAGATGATGAAGTGCCTGATTCAGGAGTTCTTTCTTTGCCTTTCATG AAACGGGcgttgaagaaaaagaaggaagcaGCTGATGCAGAAGCTAGGCTTGCTATTCAAGATTTTGAATCGTCAATGAAGCAGATGGAGGACACAGATGAGgcagaaaattcaaaaacagGCACTGTGAGTGGTAGAAGGGTGTTTGGTGCGTCTAAGATGCAGGTTatagaaccaaaaaataaaatcagatcaAGCAGTATTTCTAGTGATAGTGAAGCTGAGTTGGAAGCTGAAGAAGACATTGATGTTGGTTTAGGCAGAACAGATGGCATGCAAAAGAATATTAATGTCAACTCTGTTTTGCTTGATGTAGATGCCAGCATTCCTCAAGATTCTGTTTTGAAG GTTTCTGAAATTGTTAGAGATCCAGGTCACAAGAAGACATATGAAGTTTCTATACTACAATCAGATGCATGGAAAAAG ATGAGTAGCAGTTGTCCAAATGAAGTGGACACCAATGGCAAAAGGTCTCGGAAAGTTGTTGAACCTGCTATACATAATCAAGATGTAGAATTAGAG GAAGAAGGGGAGGATAGTGATGCAGATAGTGAAGGACAGATGGTTGATGGGATTTTATCTCCAGGGCACATATCATCTTACAAGCTTCCTTCCCAAGCAGAGCTTATACGTGAAGCTTTTGCCGGAGATGATGTGCAAGAAGAATTTAGCAAGGATAAAGAGGAAATTATAAATGAGGAAAATCCTGAACCTGAAAAACCCGTTCAACTTCCTGGCTGGGGCCAATGGACTCGtgtacaaaaaaagaaaggtttGCCTTCATGGGTTTTGGAAGAGCACAAAAATGCAAAGAGAAAAAGGGAAGAGGCTCTTAGGAAAAGGAAGGATGCGCATCTTAAAAATGTTATTGTCTCTGAGAAGTTGGATAAAAAG GCAGAAAAATTGTTTTCAGGAACATTGCCTTACCCGTTCACATCAAAGGAAGTTTTTGAACAAAGTATTCGCATGCCTATTGGACCTGAATTCAATCCTGCAACAGCTGTCAGAGCTCTTAATCGACCTGAA GTGGTGAAAAAACAAGGGCTGATTATTCAACCAATCAACTATGAAGATGTGGATCCACATGAAAGAGGGGAGGAGCATAGAGGAAGTGGACAGAAACAAAGACAGAATCAAAGGATAATTCGGAGCCAATGCAGAGTAAAGGCAGTAATGGCAAAGTCATGA